From the genome of Cystobacter fuscus DSM 2262:
CCTCCAGCAGGCCAACAAGGATCGCCCGGGGGTGAAGTGGAAGATCAACGTCATCGATGATCCGAAGACGGTGAACGCCTTCGCCACGCCGGGCGGCTACCTCTACGTGTACACGGGCCTGCTGCTCGCGGCCGAGAACGAGGCCGAGGTGGCCGGCGTCATGGGCCACGAGGCCGGGCACGTGGTGGGCCGGCACTCCGCCCAGGCCATGCTGCTGCAGTACGGCGAGCAGGCCGTCATCGAGGCGGCGCTCGGCAAGAACGCCGGGACGGTGTCGAAGATCGCCGCGGGCCTGGCCGGTAATGGCGCGGCCCTGGCCTTCAGCCGCGGCAACGAGACGGAAGCGGACGAGCTGGGCGCCAGGTACATCTCCGCGGTGAACTACGATCCGCACGGCCTGGCCACCTTCTTCCAGAAGCTCGCGGCCCAGGAGGGCAAGACGCCCGCGGTGCTCAAGTGGCTGAGCACGCACCCGGCGAGCGCCGACCGCGTCACGCACATCAACAAGTACATCCAGCAGAACCGGCTGACGGGCGCGGAGCTGGGCGGCAACCAGCTCGCCGCCATCAAGCAGCGCCTGCGCAAGTAGGCGCCCGCGCTACGGCAGGGGCGTGCGCTCGGGCTCTCCCGCGGGGGGAGCCTCGGGCGTCTCCTCCCGCAGCTCGGCGGGGGGCTCGATGTCGGTGGGAGCGCGCTCGGCCATGCGCCGGCGCCACCGCCAGAAGCCGAGCCGCTCGCGCCCCGAGCCTCCCGCCTCCGCCTCGCCCTTGAGGTGGGGGGTCTCGATGGGCGGGGGCCGTCCTTGCGCGCGCGCCGCCTCGGCCTCGGCCTGCTCGAGGATGGCGTTCACCTCGCCGCCGAGGATGAAGATGAGGCCGGTGAGGTAGAGCCACAGCAGGAGCACGATGACGCCACCGATGGAGCCATAGGTGACGTTGTAGCGGCCGAAGTGCTCGACGTACTGGGTGAAGCCCCAGGTGGTGAGCAGCCACAGCACGCTGGCGACCAGCGCGCCGGGGGACAGGAAGCTGTAGCGGTGGCGCACCGCGGGCAGGCGCCAGTAGCACAGGGCGAGCGCCAGCATGACGAGCGCGGTGACGGAGGGCCAGCGCAGCCAGGACCACACGGCGTGGTAGGCGTTGAGCACGTGCAGGTGCTGGGCGATCCACTCCCCCAACCGCCCGCCCAGCAGGAACAGGGTGACGGTCACGGGGATGAGCAGCGAGCCCCCCACGGTCATGAGCAGCGCGAGCCCCTGGGTGTGCCACAGGGGCCGGTACTCGGGCACGTCATAGGCGAGGTTGAGCGCCCGGCGGAACGCGTCCACGCCGCGCGAGGCGGACCAGAGCGACAGCGCCAGGCCGAAGGTGACCAGGCGCGGCTGGGTGTCCTGGGCGATGGCGCGCAGGTGCGCCTGCACCAGGCCCAGGGCATCCGCCGGCATGAGCGGACCGAGCCGCTCCACCATGGACACCACCACGCCCCGCTCCACCGGCAGGTGGGCCGCGAGCGTCACGACGAAGAAGAGGAAGGGAAAGAGCGCGAAGAGGAAATAGAAGGCGAGCTGCGCCGCGCACTCGGTGACCGCGTCCTCCTCGATCTCCACCCAGAGGCGCCGGAAGAACTCGCGCCATGTGAGGCTCCTCGGCTTACGCAGTCGCATTCCTTCCCGGCCCGGGTCCTGGGTTGAGCGGGCAAGCTAGCCACGAGAAGGGCTCGAGCACCAGTGCCCGGCCCATGCCACGCGGCCTGGAGGCCTGCTACCCTTCGCCCCCATCATGCCCATGCTCCCGCTCGTCCTCCTGCTGACACTCACCGCTGGCGATGACCGGTCCATCCCCCCGGGATGCCGTGAGGACCATGGGACGTGCCGCGAGGACTGCACCATCGACTACGGCGGCAGCACGACGAAATACCAGCAGCTCAACCAGTGCGTCGCCCGGTGCACCCGGGAGCGGGACGCGTGCACCACCCGCTTCTATACGCTCCGGGACACGGCGGGAGACCTGCCCGCCTCCCCCACCGGCCCGGCTCCGGCTTCGGAGCGGTTCGAGGAGCCCTCGAAGCCCACGTCCCTCCAGGACACGGAGCGCCGGGGCGTCTACCGGGCCAACGAGGCCGCGCCTCCCGCCGAGCCCTCCGCGGAGTCCGCTCCGGAGGAAATGCCCGCCGCCCCTCCACCCCCCGCGCCGGCCGAGCCCGAGGTGGAGTCCAAGGTGGAACTCGAGGAGAAGCCCCTCCC
Proteins encoded in this window:
- a CDS encoding YihY/virulence factor BrkB family protein, whose translation is MRLRKPRSLTWREFFRRLWVEIEEDAVTECAAQLAFYFLFALFPFLFFVVTLAAHLPVERGVVVSMVERLGPLMPADALGLVQAHLRAIAQDTQPRLVTFGLALSLWSASRGVDAFRRALNLAYDVPEYRPLWHTQGLALLMTVGGSLLIPVTVTLFLLGGRLGEWIAQHLHVLNAYHAVWSWLRWPSVTALVMLALALCYWRLPAVRHRYSFLSPGALVASVLWLLTTWGFTQYVEHFGRYNVTYGSIGGVIVLLLWLYLTGLIFILGGEVNAILEQAEAEAARAQGRPPPIETPHLKGEAEAGGSGRERLGFWRWRRRMAERAPTDIEPPAELREETPEAPPAGEPERTPLP
- a CDS encoding M48 family metallopeptidase; this translates as MKRILLAVVTLTYALGFSTGCAKGKKFNVGRTAASLLISDQQENQLGLQVKQELETKEKIKYLEDPTVVEYVRNLSTRILQQANKDRPGVKWKINVIDDPKTVNAFATPGGYLYVYTGLLLAAENEAEVAGVMGHEAGHVVGRHSAQAMLLQYGEQAVIEAALGKNAGTVSKIAAGLAGNGAALAFSRGNETEADELGARYISAVNYDPHGLATFFQKLAAQEGKTPAVLKWLSTHPASADRVTHINKYIQQNRLTGAELGGNQLAAIKQRLRK